From Micromonospora echinospora, one genomic window encodes:
- a CDS encoding helix-turn-helix domain-containing protein, protein MDRSDLLPVGRRVAYWRGRRKLSQQVLADRLGKSKSWVDKVERGVRSLDKVSTLQHIAAVLRIDTAVLLGRDVQPAGVTKRVEGVERIRAALSTYEIALERPAARRPVLPADGLAREVAHAWTTFQHARYPQVVDLVPQLLADAQRIHAQNPGVGRVPLVEAYRVTASLLVKLGAPDVAWLAVDRAMIAATGDRASVAAGAVQLGQVLRESGRARVAKSVVLAAAYRIAPPVIEYGTPAELSLCGTLLVQAALAAACVGDDRTAVELIDEAAEMAARVGEGHDHYRTGFGPTAVELARITAAVELGDAGEARARHEKAITRDGWRWLPAEHRAAHLIDAARAYLYADDPINAGRILMEADRIAPAEIRHRPAGRDILAQVAKEPTAPTTLTHLAATLRVG, encoded by the coding sequence GTGGACAGAAGTGATCTTCTGCCGGTCGGTCGTCGGGTGGCGTACTGGCGGGGGCGGCGGAAGCTCTCCCAGCAGGTATTGGCTGATCGGCTGGGTAAGTCGAAGAGTTGGGTGGACAAGGTCGAGCGGGGTGTTCGCTCGCTGGACAAGGTGTCGACACTCCAGCACATCGCCGCCGTCCTGCGGATCGACACGGCGGTGCTCCTCGGCCGGGACGTCCAGCCAGCCGGGGTGACCAAGCGCGTCGAGGGTGTGGAGCGGATCCGGGCGGCTCTGTCGACGTACGAGATCGCATTGGAACGACCGGCAGCCCGCCGCCCTGTGCTGCCGGCCGACGGGCTGGCGCGGGAGGTCGCCCATGCGTGGACCACCTTCCAGCACGCCCGCTACCCACAGGTCGTCGACCTCGTGCCGCAGTTGTTGGCCGACGCGCAGCGCATCCACGCCCAGAATCCCGGCGTGGGTCGGGTGCCGCTGGTGGAGGCTTACCGGGTAACGGCATCGCTGCTGGTGAAGCTCGGTGCCCCCGACGTGGCCTGGCTGGCGGTCGACCGGGCCATGATTGCCGCTACCGGTGATCGGGCGTCGGTGGCTGCCGGAGCGGTGCAGCTCGGTCAGGTGCTGCGCGAGTCCGGGCGGGCAAGGGTGGCGAAGTCGGTGGTGCTGGCCGCCGCGTACCGGATCGCCCCGCCCGTGATCGAGTACGGCACCCCGGCTGAGCTGTCCCTCTGCGGGACCCTGCTGGTTCAGGCCGCCTTGGCCGCCGCCTGCGTCGGGGATGACCGAACCGCCGTCGAGCTGATCGACGAGGCCGCCGAGATGGCGGCGCGAGTGGGGGAAGGCCACGATCACTACCGCACCGGGTTTGGGCCGACGGCGGTGGAGCTGGCCCGGATAACCGCAGCGGTGGAACTGGGCGACGCAGGGGAGGCCAGGGCCCGGCACGAGAAGGCGATCACGCGGGACGGGTGGCGGTGGCTGCCTGCCGAGCACCGCGCCGCCCACCTGATCGACGCCGCCCGCGCTTACCTCTACGCCGACGACCCGATCAACGCCGGCCGGATCCTGATGGAAGCCGACCGGATCGCGCCGGCCGAGATCCGCCACCGACCAGCCGGCCGGGACATCCTCGCCCAGGTCGCCAAAGAGCCCACCGCCCCGACAACGCTCACCCACCTCGCCGCCACCCTCCGAGTGGGTTGA
- a CDS encoding helix-turn-helix domain-containing protein — MDDLSAQLRQARTEAGVTLASIAARTCYSASHLSNVEAGRRTATPDIVLAYARALGDPDVRRRHLLQAATIGPIAANELIRSGFTAALAGRRDSEDRWRDRVDQYGRDYMEIGADSLQTRLAGDLVVLQQQLDSPTMWATAARALTTYGKTTKDPTEAIGWYDTARIAADRSDDLAVRVWVRGRAAIALAYEGAALPVAKRYADEAIALSDRPSLGRLQALMARAHVAAGRSDIAGAVAADEDARRVFDQTASPDGEISDAAVPAWRMATFRSMLYARLGMIGPGEHAQTDADRLRPPALTRFATHIELHRALMMAKSGDRSGGLAYARRAWATLPADRRSQTLGLVLQEVERAARKPA; from the coding sequence ATGGATGACCTCAGCGCACAACTGAGGCAGGCTCGTACTGAAGCCGGCGTAACGCTGGCCTCCATCGCGGCCCGTACCTGCTACTCGGCATCGCACCTGAGCAACGTCGAGGCGGGACGCCGGACCGCGACGCCGGACATCGTGCTCGCCTACGCGCGAGCGTTGGGAGACCCGGACGTGAGACGCAGGCACCTTCTCCAAGCCGCCACCATCGGCCCGATCGCCGCCAACGAGCTGATCCGATCCGGATTCACCGCCGCCCTCGCCGGCCGACGGGACAGCGAGGACCGCTGGCGCGACCGGGTCGACCAGTACGGCCGCGACTACATGGAGATCGGCGCGGACAGCCTTCAGACCAGGCTCGCCGGTGACCTCGTCGTCCTGCAACAGCAGCTCGACTCACCGACGATGTGGGCGACCGCCGCCCGCGCACTCACTACCTACGGCAAGACGACCAAGGATCCGACCGAGGCGATCGGCTGGTACGACACCGCCCGGATCGCCGCCGACCGCTCCGACGACCTCGCTGTACGGGTCTGGGTACGCGGCCGGGCCGCCATCGCCCTGGCCTACGAAGGCGCGGCCCTACCCGTCGCCAAACGGTACGCCGACGAGGCAATCGCCCTGTCCGACCGGCCGTCGCTCGGACGCCTTCAGGCGCTGATGGCCCGCGCACACGTCGCCGCCGGGCGAAGCGACATCGCCGGTGCTGTCGCCGCCGACGAAGACGCACGACGCGTCTTTGACCAGACAGCCTCACCAGACGGCGAAATCTCCGACGCCGCCGTACCCGCCTGGCGCATGGCCACCTTTCGCTCGATGCTCTACGCCCGACTCGGCATGATCGGCCCCGGCGAGCACGCCCAGACCGACGCCGACCGACTCCGACCGCCAGCACTGACCCGGTTCGCCACCCACATCGAGCTACACCGCGCCCTCATGATGGCCAAGTCCGGGGACCGATCCGGAGGACTCGCGTATGCCCGACGGGCCTGGGCAACACTGCCAGCAGACCGCCGCTCGCAAACCCTCGGACTGGTGCTGCAAGAAGTCGAGAGGGCGGCACGCAAGCCAGCCTGA
- a CDS encoding metallophosphoesterase produces MRKRTLFRLATATAALGAATLAYASLVERNMFTLRRYDVPVLPADAEPLRILHLSDLHMTPEQERKQRWVASLAALDPDLVVVTGDNMAHPDAVPGVLRALQPLLDHPGAFVFGSNDYTGPVWKNPFSYFLPDREYAEGVTLPYEELRSVFTGAGWADLNNARTTIKAGGRVVELVGVDDPHIERDDYSLVAGTVAETADLSIGLTHSPEPRVLDEMAADGFDLLLAGHTHGGQVCVPGVGALVTNCELPRSMAKGLHRWPGSDSWLHVSAGLGTHPTAPVRFACRPEASILTLIPR; encoded by the coding sequence ATGCGAAAGCGCACCTTATTCCGGCTCGCGACCGCCACCGCCGCCCTCGGCGCGGCTACCCTGGCGTACGCCTCGCTCGTCGAGCGCAACATGTTCACTCTCCGCCGGTACGACGTGCCGGTGCTGCCGGCCGACGCCGAACCGCTGCGCATCCTGCACCTCTCCGACCTGCACATGACTCCCGAGCAGGAGCGCAAGCAGCGCTGGGTGGCGTCGCTGGCCGCCCTGGACCCGGACCTGGTGGTGGTCACCGGGGACAACATGGCCCACCCCGACGCGGTGCCCGGTGTGCTCCGTGCCCTCCAACCACTGCTCGACCACCCGGGTGCCTTCGTCTTCGGCTCCAACGACTACACCGGACCGGTCTGGAAGAACCCGTTCTCCTACTTCCTGCCCGACCGGGAGTACGCCGAGGGCGTCACGCTGCCCTACGAGGAGTTGCGGTCAGTCTTCACCGGGGCCGGCTGGGCCGACCTGAACAACGCCCGGACCACGATCAAGGCCGGCGGGCGGGTGGTGGAACTGGTCGGGGTCGACGACCCGCACATCGAACGGGACGACTACTCGCTGGTGGCCGGAACGGTCGCCGAAACCGCCGACCTCTCCATCGGCCTGACCCACTCCCCCGAGCCCCGGGTGCTCGACGAGATGGCCGCCGACGGCTTCGACCTGCTGCTGGCCGGACACACCCACGGCGGGCAGGTCTGCGTACCGGGAGTGGGGGCTCTGGTGACCAACTGCGAGCTGCCCCGCAGCATGGCCAAGGGCCTGCACCGCTGGCCCGGCTCCGACTCGTGGCTGCACGTCTCGGCCGGTCTGGGCACCCACCCGACCGCCCCGGTCCGGTTCGCCTGCCGCCCGGAGGCGAGCATCCTCACCCTGATTCCCCGCTGA
- a CDS encoding GatB/YqeY domain-containing protein, with protein sequence MSTLKDRLTADMRAALKARDELTTSTLRMALAAVGNAEVAGKAKRELSDDEVLAVLTKEAKKRREAATAFAEAGRTEQAGKETAEGEVLERYLPKQLSDEELAELVAGALAAGGFGGKAQMGPAMKAAQAAVAGRAEGGRVAAEVRRQLAG encoded by the coding sequence ATGAGCACGCTTAAGGACCGCCTGACCGCCGACATGCGGGCCGCCCTGAAGGCCCGGGACGAGCTGACCACCTCCACCCTGCGGATGGCCCTGGCGGCCGTCGGCAACGCCGAGGTCGCGGGCAAGGCCAAGCGGGAGCTCTCCGACGACGAGGTGCTCGCCGTGCTGACCAAGGAGGCCAAGAAGCGCCGTGAGGCGGCGACCGCCTTCGCCGAGGCGGGTCGCACCGAGCAGGCCGGCAAGGAGACCGCCGAGGGCGAGGTGCTGGAGCGCTACCTGCCGAAGCAGCTCTCCGACGAGGAGTTGGCCGAGTTGGTCGCGGGGGCGCTCGCGGCGGGCGGGTTCGGCGGTAAGGCGCAGATGGGCCCGGCCATGAAGGCGGCCCAGGCGGCGGTGGCCGGTCGGGCCGAGGGGGGCCGGGTGGCCGCTGAGGTACGCCGCCAGCTCGCCGGCTGA
- a CDS encoding penicillin-binding protein, which yields MRKRDHNLLTNAASLLICGLLAGVVVAAAAFPAVAMSGLAAKAGAETLGKLPPDLTVKQAPQISYLLASDAKTPLATMYDENRRNVKLKDIAPVMRQAIVAAEDHDFYKHNGVDFKGVARAFVNNSSGAASQQGASTLTMQYVRLAIAYSASHPADVVAATEDTTARKIREMQYAVQVEKQFSKDEIMERYLNIAAFGNGAYGIFAASQVYFNKTPAKLTVDEAAMLAGMVKAPTSFDPTTNSGYPLAVERRNYVINNMVEIGAVSKEEGEKAKAVKLTVKGKRAPNGCVQTRDNKWGFFCDYFYRWWLQQEEFGATTYDRERRLKSGGYNIVTTLDVQAQRGADKAVRKAKSVNSKEAAMVAVVEPGSGRVRALSVNRNFKLDDPNKPENKPHSDPVQRSKNKKRGNYPNTVNPLLSGGDGITGYQAGSTFKIFTIVAALEKGIPLQYTINSPKQFKSEYIVERGSRAACAGTHFYCPTNANDSMAGPHNMWSAFGNSVNTFFVPLQQQVGAKNVVKAAQKLGITFRASNDVTFAATDQAANQWGAFTLGVSQTTPLDLANAYATLAADGKYCEPIPVQKITGPDGKTLDIANPRCEQRISTEVARAAVDAARCPVGDRSSTSRCSGATAAEVKRVVDAPVAGKSGTTDSEKTASLVAMTKQYSVAGIMADPDWPQTNVKMKHKERDGINPPVYETLRDAMVGKERINFTPPSGKIVNGDQRSIPRVRCESVDTARNRLKGAGFEVVVSDTKVSSSCPAGSVAGTSPDGRTIKGGVVTIQISDGNGGGTPGDNGGGTQPGAPPRGGPDRPNR from the coding sequence ATGCGGAAACGTGACCACAATCTTTTGACCAACGCCGCATCGCTACTGATATGCGGCCTGCTGGCCGGGGTGGTGGTGGCGGCCGCCGCGTTCCCTGCGGTGGCGATGTCCGGACTGGCCGCCAAGGCGGGCGCTGAGACGCTCGGAAAGCTGCCACCGGACCTGACCGTCAAGCAGGCCCCGCAGATCAGCTACCTGCTCGCCAGCGACGCCAAGACCCCGCTGGCGACCATGTACGACGAGAACCGCCGCAACGTCAAGCTCAAGGACATCGCCCCGGTCATGCGGCAGGCCATCGTCGCCGCCGAGGACCACGACTTCTACAAGCACAACGGCGTCGACTTCAAGGGTGTCGCCCGGGCGTTCGTCAACAACAGCTCCGGCGCGGCCTCCCAGCAGGGCGCCTCGACGCTGACCATGCAGTACGTCCGGTTGGCGATCGCGTACTCGGCGAGCCACCCGGCCGACGTGGTGGCCGCGACCGAGGACACCACCGCCCGCAAGATCCGTGAGATGCAGTACGCCGTCCAGGTGGAGAAGCAGTTCTCCAAGGACGAGATCATGGAGCGCTACCTCAACATCGCGGCCTTCGGCAACGGCGCGTACGGCATCTTCGCCGCCAGCCAGGTCTACTTCAACAAGACGCCGGCCAAGCTCACCGTCGACGAGGCCGCCATGCTGGCCGGCATGGTGAAGGCGCCGACCAGCTTCGACCCGACCACCAACAGCGGCTACCCGCTCGCGGTGGAGCGCCGCAACTATGTGATCAACAACATGGTGGAGATCGGCGCCGTCTCCAAGGAGGAGGGCGAGAAGGCCAAGGCCGTCAAGCTCACCGTCAAGGGCAAGCGGGCGCCGAACGGCTGCGTACAGACCCGGGACAACAAGTGGGGCTTCTTCTGCGACTACTTCTACCGCTGGTGGCTCCAGCAGGAGGAGTTCGGCGCCACCACGTACGACCGGGAGCGGCGACTCAAGAGCGGTGGCTACAACATCGTCACCACCCTCGACGTCCAGGCGCAGCGGGGCGCGGACAAGGCGGTCCGCAAGGCCAAGTCGGTCAACAGCAAGGAAGCCGCGATGGTGGCCGTGGTCGAGCCGGGCAGCGGCCGGGTGCGGGCGCTGTCGGTCAATCGGAACTTCAAGCTGGACGACCCGAACAAGCCGGAGAACAAACCGCACAGCGACCCGGTGCAGCGGAGCAAGAACAAGAAGCGCGGCAACTACCCGAACACGGTGAACCCGCTGCTCAGCGGCGGTGACGGCATCACCGGGTACCAGGCCGGCTCGACGTTCAAGATCTTCACCATCGTGGCCGCGCTGGAGAAGGGCATCCCGCTCCAGTACACGATCAACTCGCCGAAGCAGTTCAAGTCCGAGTACATCGTCGAGCGGGGCTCTCGGGCCGCCTGCGCGGGGACGCACTTCTACTGCCCCACCAACGCCAACGACAGCATGGCCGGCCCGCACAACATGTGGAGCGCCTTCGGCAACTCGGTGAACACCTTCTTCGTCCCGCTCCAGCAGCAGGTCGGCGCGAAGAACGTGGTCAAGGCGGCGCAGAAGCTCGGCATCACCTTCCGGGCCAGCAACGACGTCACGTTCGCCGCCACCGACCAGGCCGCCAACCAGTGGGGCGCGTTCACCCTGGGCGTCTCGCAGACCACCCCGCTGGACCTGGCGAACGCCTACGCCACCCTCGCCGCGGACGGCAAGTACTGCGAGCCGATCCCGGTGCAGAAGATCACCGGCCCGGACGGCAAGACCCTGGACATCGCCAACCCGCGCTGCGAGCAGCGGATCAGCACCGAGGTGGCCCGCGCCGCCGTGGACGCCGCCCGCTGCCCGGTCGGTGACCGCTCCTCCACCTCCCGCTGCAGCGGTGCCACCGCCGCCGAGGTCAAGCGGGTGGTCGACGCCCCGGTGGCCGGCAAGTCCGGCACCACCGACTCCGAGAAGACCGCCTCGCTGGTCGCGATGACCAAGCAGTACTCGGTGGCCGGCATCATGGCCGACCCGGACTGGCCGCAGACCAACGTCAAGATGAAGCACAAGGAGCGGGACGGCATCAACCCGCCGGTGTACGAGACGCTGCGGGACGCGATGGTAGGCAAGGAACGGATCAACTTCACCCCGCCGAGCGGCAAGATCGTCAACGGCGACCAGCGCTCCATCCCCCGCGTCCGGTGCGAGTCGGTCGACACCGCCCGTAACCGGCTCAAGGGCGCCGGCTTCGAGGTCGTGGTCAGCGACACCAAGGTCTCGTCGAGCTGCCCGGCCGGAAGCGTCGCCGGCACCAGCCCCGACGGGCGCACCATCAAGGGCGGCGTGGTCACCATCCAGATCAGCGACGGCAACGGTGGCGGCACGCCGGGTGACAACGGCGGCGGCACGCAGCCGGGTGCCCCGCCCCGAGGCGGCCCGGACCGTCCCAACCGCTGA
- a CDS encoding WhiB family transcriptional regulator, translating into MGMITDWPSLAACQNGDPDALFVQGAEQNVAKRICRSCPVRYECLADALDNRIEFGVWGGMTERERRALLRRHPQVTSWRKMFEAAMRKNAKEKTGKDKILVNAG; encoded by the coding sequence ATGGGCATGATCACTGACTGGCCGTCGCTGGCGGCGTGTCAGAACGGAGACCCGGACGCACTGTTCGTACAGGGCGCTGAACAGAACGTGGCGAAGCGGATCTGCCGGAGCTGCCCAGTTCGGTACGAGTGCCTGGCCGACGCGCTCGACAACCGCATCGAGTTCGGCGTGTGGGGCGGCATGACCGAGCGGGAACGCCGGGCGCTGCTGCGCCGGCACCCCCAGGTGACGAGCTGGCGCAAGATGTTCGAGGCCGCCATGCGGAAGAACGCCAAGGAGAAGACGGGCAAGGACAAGATCCTGGTCAACGCCGGCTGA
- a CDS encoding ArsA family ATPase encodes MVPSEDAAPLLDVDHILADPGVRIVVCCGAGGVGKTTTAAALALRAAERHGRRTVVLTIDPARRLAQSLGLTELDNTPRQVKGLDTDGGGELHAMMLDMKRTFDDVVLQHTDPAKAAEIFANPFYQAMSSTFAGTQEYMAMEKLGQLHARGEWDLIVVDTPPSRSALDFLDAPARLSRFLDGRMLRLLLAPARSGGRSMFSLVTASFGMFSKVVQKVLGAQLLTDLSGFVAALDSMFGGFRQRAEQTYRILQARETAFLLVAAPEPDAVREAAYFAGRLREERMPLAGLVLNRVHRPTVTTPDATESLAAAERLAELGGHEATVDVLRAHAALLQQSAREQQVAASFTEAFPAVPTVSVTAQPADVHDVDGLRTIGAAISRP; translated from the coding sequence TTGGTGCCTTCCGAAGACGCAGCGCCGCTGCTGGACGTCGACCACATCCTCGCCGACCCCGGCGTGCGGATCGTCGTCTGTTGCGGTGCGGGCGGGGTGGGCAAGACGACCACCGCGGCGGCGCTCGCGCTGCGGGCGGCGGAACGGCACGGCCGACGTACGGTGGTGCTGACCATCGATCCGGCGCGCCGGCTCGCCCAGTCCCTCGGCCTGACCGAGCTGGACAACACGCCCCGCCAGGTCAAGGGGCTCGACACCGACGGCGGCGGTGAGCTGCACGCCATGATGCTGGACATGAAGCGGACCTTCGACGACGTGGTGCTCCAGCACACCGACCCGGCGAAGGCGGCGGAGATCTTCGCCAACCCCTTCTACCAGGCGATGAGTTCGACCTTCGCCGGCACCCAGGAGTACATGGCGATGGAGAAGCTCGGGCAGCTCCACGCCCGGGGCGAGTGGGACCTGATCGTGGTGGACACCCCGCCGTCCCGCTCGGCGCTGGACTTCCTCGACGCGCCGGCCCGGCTCTCCCGCTTCCTCGACGGTCGGATGCTGCGGCTGCTGCTCGCCCCGGCGCGCAGCGGTGGACGGAGCATGTTCAGCCTGGTCACCGCCTCGTTCGGGATGTTCTCGAAGGTGGTGCAGAAGGTTCTCGGGGCGCAGTTGCTGACCGACCTCTCCGGATTCGTCGCGGCGCTGGACTCGATGTTCGGGGGCTTCCGGCAGCGCGCGGAGCAGACGTACCGCATCCTCCAGGCCCGGGAGACGGCCTTCCTCCTGGTGGCGGCGCCGGAACCGGACGCGGTCCGGGAGGCCGCCTACTTCGCCGGTCGGCTGCGGGAGGAGCGGATGCCCCTGGCCGGGCTGGTCCTCAACCGGGTGCACCGGCCGACGGTGACCACCCCGGACGCGACGGAGAGCCTCGCCGCGGCGGAACGGCTGGCGGAGCTGGGTGGCCACGAGGCCACCGTGGACGTGCTGCGGGCCCACGCCGCCCTGCTCCAGCAGTCGGCCCGCGAGCAGCAGGTGGCGGCATCCTTCACCGAGGCGTTCCCGGCGGTGCCGACGGTGTCGGTGACGGCGCAGCCCGCCGACGTGCACGACGTCGACGGGCTGCGGACGATCGGAGCGGCCATCAGCCGCCCCTGA
- a CDS encoding ArsA-related P-loop ATPase: MRAAEQPVDPAGPGWPARLHVVTGKGGTGKTSVAAALALGLAAGGRRTLLVEVEGRQGIAQLFGTDPLPYEERHLTDAPGGGAVRALAVDAEEALLEYLDMFYKLGAAGRALRKLGAIDFATTIAPGLRDVLLTGKVKEATSRTSGQRRAYDAVVLDAPPTGRIGRFLNVTAETARLAKVGPIKTQSEGVAALLRSPMTAVHVVTLLEEMPVQETLDAVAELTSFGFPVGRIIVNAARPPLPTGRPTSQAELRRGLLAAGLPADRATVAGLHTEAVDQAVRRELEETLRGELSELGRPLVELPLLPTGVDRAGLETLAAALVRAD, from the coding sequence GTGCGAGCAGCTGAACAGCCGGTCGATCCGGCCGGCCCGGGGTGGCCGGCCCGCCTCCACGTGGTCACCGGCAAGGGCGGCACGGGCAAGACCAGCGTGGCGGCGGCGCTGGCCCTGGGACTGGCCGCCGGCGGCCGGCGCACGCTGCTGGTCGAGGTGGAGGGGCGACAGGGCATCGCGCAGCTCTTCGGCACCGACCCGCTCCCGTACGAGGAGCGGCACCTGACCGACGCGCCGGGCGGCGGGGCGGTCCGGGCGCTCGCGGTGGACGCCGAGGAGGCGCTGCTGGAGTACCTCGACATGTTCTACAAGCTCGGTGCCGCCGGCCGCGCCCTGCGCAAGCTCGGTGCGATCGACTTCGCCACCACCATCGCCCCCGGGCTGCGTGACGTCCTGCTCACCGGCAAGGTCAAGGAGGCGACCAGCCGGACCAGTGGGCAGCGCCGGGCGTACGACGCGGTGGTGCTGGACGCTCCGCCCACCGGCCGGATCGGCCGGTTCCTGAACGTCACCGCGGAGACCGCCCGACTGGCGAAGGTCGGACCGATCAAGACCCAGAGCGAGGGGGTGGCCGCCCTGCTCCGCTCCCCGATGACCGCGGTGCACGTGGTCACGCTCCTGGAGGAGATGCCGGTCCAGGAGACGCTGGACGCGGTCGCCGAGTTGACCTCGTTCGGATTCCCGGTCGGGCGGATCATCGTCAACGCCGCCCGGCCGCCACTGCCCACCGGCCGGCCCACCAGTCAGGCCGAACTACGCCGGGGGCTGCTCGCCGCCGGGCTCCCGGCCGACCGCGCCACGGTGGCCGGACTGCACACCGAGGCGGTCGACCAGGCCGTCCGGCGGGAGCTGGAGGAGACGCTCCGGGGGGAGCTGTCCGAACTCGGCCGGCCGCTGGTCGAGCTTCCGCTGCTCCCGACCGGCGTGGACCGGGCGGGCCTGGAGACGCTGGCCGCCGCGCTCGTCCGGGCGGACTGA